One genomic window of Actinoplanes lobatus includes the following:
- a CDS encoding HRDC domain-containing protein — MTDEAPLRRRDSPDTAGDGPHPVPPGPHAGGPEGGPEEPRPATPLTAPRDGTPRPVETEAELAEIVSRLAAGTGPVAVDAERASGYRYTQRAYLVQLRRAGSGTVLLDPLPLDDLRTLDTALADTEWVLHAASQDLPCLAELGMRPRRLFDTELAARLAGFERVGLAALTEQLLGYSLEKHHSAADWSTRPLPESWLTYAALDVELLTDLRDMLAAELEQQGKTAWAAEEFAALVAGADRPPRVRPDPWRRTSGIHRVRGARAQSRVRALWYARDGVAARRDSAPGRVLPDSAIVAAAEADPKDERTLLGIPGFGGRSVRRLARIWLDALDQARALPDDALPVNQPVDGPPPPHRWAERDPIAAARLARCRQIVVGTAEQHNLPPENLVSPDFVRRLAWSPPDEITSRTVGDTLLGFGARNWQVVLLADDLAEVLPEAL; from the coding sequence GTGACCGACGAAGCACCCCTGCGCCGTCGGGACTCGCCGGACACGGCAGGAGACGGACCGCACCCAGTGCCGCCCGGCCCGCACGCCGGCGGTCCCGAGGGCGGCCCCGAGGAACCCCGACCCGCGACACCACTGACCGCACCCCGTGATGGCACGCCCCGCCCGGTGGAGACCGAGGCCGAACTGGCCGAGATCGTCTCCCGTCTGGCGGCGGGCACCGGCCCCGTCGCCGTGGACGCCGAACGCGCCTCCGGATACCGCTACACCCAGCGCGCCTACCTGGTGCAGCTGCGCCGGGCCGGGTCCGGCACCGTGCTGCTGGACCCACTCCCCCTCGACGATCTGCGCACCCTGGACACGGCCCTCGCCGACACCGAGTGGGTGCTGCACGCCGCCAGCCAGGACCTGCCCTGCCTGGCCGAACTGGGGATGCGACCACGCCGGCTGTTCGACACCGAACTGGCGGCCCGGCTGGCCGGCTTCGAGCGGGTCGGTCTCGCCGCGCTGACCGAGCAGCTGCTCGGCTACTCGCTGGAGAAACACCACTCGGCGGCGGACTGGTCGACCCGGCCGCTGCCGGAGTCCTGGCTGACGTACGCGGCCCTCGACGTGGAACTGCTCACCGACCTGCGCGACATGCTCGCCGCCGAACTGGAACAGCAGGGCAAGACGGCATGGGCGGCCGAGGAGTTCGCCGCCCTGGTGGCCGGCGCGGACCGCCCGCCCCGGGTGCGCCCCGATCCGTGGCGGCGCACCTCCGGCATCCACCGGGTGCGCGGCGCCCGCGCCCAGTCCCGGGTCCGCGCGCTCTGGTACGCCCGCGACGGCGTGGCGGCCCGCCGGGACTCGGCGCCCGGCCGGGTGCTGCCCGACTCGGCGATCGTGGCGGCGGCCGAGGCCGATCCGAAGGACGAGCGCACCCTGCTCGGCATCCCCGGCTTCGGCGGCCGCTCGGTGCGCCGGCTGGCCCGGATCTGGCTGGACGCGCTGGATCAGGCGCGTGCCCTGCCGGACGACGCGCTGCCGGTGAACCAGCCGGTGGACGGGCCGCCCCCGCCGCACCGCTGGGCCGAGCGCGACCCGATCGCGGCGGCCCGGCTGGCCCGGTGCCGGCAGATCGTGGTGGGTACCGCCGAACAACACAACCTCCCACCGGAGAACCTGGTCAGCCCGGACTTCGTCCGCCGGCTGGCCTGGTCCCCGCCGGACGAGATCACGTCCCGCACGGTGGGCGACACGCTGCTCGGTTTCGGCGCCCGCAACTGGCAGGTGGTCCTGCTCGCCGACGACCTGGCCGAGGTCCTCCCCGAAGCCCTCTGA